The following are from one region of the Fusarium verticillioides 7600 chromosome 1, whole genome shotgun sequence genome:
- a CDS encoding AGC/NDR/NDR protein kinase, whose product MAPTLLKKASQQFVRLSSCDSKNIFEASPESVFNVADGSEAQTSRKFRTGGSKRWTPFRGAFKNMRKNARSRAEVSKDAHEFPEDQAKPHLLFRSVPRLEHGARSPDAKEVVIRELGLHPTAMASNSTLVIQNSPKRARSSLQLVNPAPSSGLITPPSSEASDTVTTTDDRSTAKTSIESSMLRNWEIMDRRYNRRNPWTRSSPEGRALSTIPEAGVVQARPTIATVERASAAKIFLETYFNELLYKPNARALRGQCLESQLCNYLLMTPEEKEKIRVQYRRQETCHLRESRAMRAGSLAYRENQDSSPLVNNYEPLQILGKGSFGVVRLVREKPAPGHAFPGQVYAMKVIRKTEMLRNSQEGHLRAERDFLVASEGSQWAVPLIASFQDTTNLYLVMEYMPGGDFLGLLIRQNILQEPIAQFYIAEMILAVEEAHRLNFIHRDIKPDNFLISATGHLKISDFGLAFNDHWSHDAAYYNAHRYSLVRRLNMNINGDETDQKGSKDLLKHLEWYQSLVSGLDRHGKHPLASNEDLRSLIGWRNRHGNRTAARSVVGTSQYMAPEVVLSQKYDGRCDW is encoded by the exons ATGGCACCAACCTTGCTCAAGAAAGCCAGTCAACAATTCGTCCGTCTTTCGTCCTGCGATTCGAAGAATATATTTGAAGCGTCTCCAGAATCCGTGTTCAATGTTGCAGACGGATCGGAGGCGCAAACTTCGCGGAAGTTTCGCACTGGCGGTTCAAAAAGATGGACACCTTTCCGGGGTGCTTTCAAGAACATGAGAAAAAACGCACGCAGCC GTGCCGAAGTATCCAAAGATGCTCATGAATTCCCCGAGGACCAAGCCAAACCCCATTTACTTTTCAGATCTGTCCCAAGACTGGAACACGGAGCGAGAAGTCCAGATGCAAAGGAAGTAGTAATACGAGAGTTGGGGTTGCATCCCACGGCTATGGCATCAAACTCTACTTTGGTGATTCAAAACTCTCCGAAACGAGCACGAAGCTCTTTGCAGCTGGTCAATCCTGCTCCTTCCAGTGGACTAATCACTCCACCTTCTTCTGAGGCAAGCGATACAGTCACAACCACCGATGACAGGTCCACAGCGAAGACTTCGATAGAATCTTCTATGCTACGGAACTGGGAAATCATGGATAGACGATACAATAGGCGAAATCCATGGACCCGCTCAAGCCCTGAAGGCCGCGCTCTCAGTACTATTCCCGAGGCCGGTGTTGTTCAGGCTCGGCCTACCATTGCAACTGTAGAGAGGGCATCCGCTGCCAAGATTTTCCTTGAGACTTACTTCAATGAGCTTCTCTATAAACCAAATGCAAGAGCGTTGCGGGGCCAGTGCCTCGAGTCTCAGTTGTGCAACTATTTGTTAATGACAccagaggagaaggagaagattcGAGTGCAATATAGAAGGCAGGAAACGTGCCATCTCAGAGAGTCGAGGGCAATGAGGGCAGGTTCCTTGGCTTATCGTGAAAACCAGGACTCTTCCCCCTTAGTCAACAACTACGAGCCGCTTCAAATTTTAGGCAAAGGCAGTTTCGGAGTAGTAAGACTTGTACGTGAAAAGCCTGCTCCAGGGCATGCTTTCCCTGGGCAAGTTTATGCTATGAAAGTCATTCGAAAGACAGAAATGCTACGgaacagccaagaaggccattTGCGAGCTGAGAGGGATTTTCTTGTGGCTTCTGAAGGATCACAGTG GGCTGTTCCACTGATTGCCAGCTTTCAAGACACAACAAACCTCTACCTGGTGATGGAGTACATGCCGGGTGGCGATTTTCTCGGATTGCTCATTCGGCAAAACATTCTGCAGGAACCCATTGCACAGTTTTACATCGCAGAGATGAtccttgctgttgaagaggccCATCGTTTGAACTTTATTCACCGCGACATAAAACCAGACAACTTCCTCATTTCCGCGACTGGTCATCTAAAAATTTCCGACTTTGGGCTAGCATTTAATGATCACTGGTCCCACGACGCAGCATACTACAATGCCCACCGATATTCCTTGGTCCGAAGACTGAATATGAACATCAATGGTGACGAGACGGATCAAAAAGGCAGTAAGGATCTCCTGAAACATCTTGAGTGGTACCAGTCTCTTGTTTCTGGACTTGACAGGCATGGGAAACATCCATTGGCGAGTAACGAGGACTTGCGAAGTCTTATCGGTTGGAGAAACCGGCACGGTAACCGCACTGCTGCGCGTTCAGTTGTTGGCACCAGTCAATATATGGCTCCTGAAGTTGTTCTTAGTCAGAAATATGACGGGAGGTGTGACTGGTAG
- a CDS encoding deoxyuridine 5'-triphosphate nucleotidohydrolase: protein MTSETLVSDNSTVSSPPAKRAKTAGTMEGLPPLQIKKLSDKGRLPTRGSAFAAGYDIYAARDTTIPARGKALVDTDISMAVPAGTYGRIAPRSGLASKHFIDTGAGVIDADYRGQVKVLLFNHNESDFEVKEGDRIAQLVLERIYTPEVVEVQELEESVRGAGGFGSTG, encoded by the exons ATGACCTCCGAGACTCTCGTTTCTGATAACTCTACCGTTTCTTCACCTCCCGCCAAACGTGCCAAGACTGCCGGTACCATGGAAGGTCTTCCACCATTGCAGATTAAGAAGCTTTCTGACAAGGGACGTTTGCCTACTCGTGGGAGTGCCTTTGCTGCTGGCTATGATATCTACGCTGCTCGCGACACAACTATTCCCGCCCGTGGCAAGGCGCTAGTTGACACTGATATCAGTATGGCTGTGCCTGCCGGAACCT ATGGACGCATCGCCCCTCGATCGGGTCTCGCGTCCAAGCATTTCATTGACACAGGCGCTGGTGTCATCGATGCCGATTATCGCGGTCAGGTCAAGGTCCTGCTTTTCAACCATAATGAATCCGACTTTGAGGTGAAGGAGGGCGACCGCATTGCTCAACTTGTTCTGGAGCGCATCTACACCCCCGAGGTTGTGGAGGTCCAAGAACTCGAGGAGAGTGTCCGAGGCGCTGGTGGCTTCGGCAGCACTGGTTAG
- a CDS encoding pyridoxal kinase → MSIIPKIPDTRVLAVASHVVSGYVGNKIAVFVLQSLGCDVAALNTVQFSNHTGYKQWKGTRVSAQEIMDLWEGLKQSYLDDFDVMLSGYIPGAAAVDTVGKIGRELKEKSSKAPGKFFWALDPVMGDNGKIYVSEEVVPAYKRLIHDADLILPNQFEAELLSEVKIHDMDSLRKAIQVLHDKYKIPHVVITSVNLEAPDHPPSHLAVVGSTMTSTGKARFFKIVFPSIDCYFSGTGDMFGALMVIRMREAVFNADERLRHTASWLSEDSVSAIELPLARAAEKVLGSMHEVLSKTCEGMKRVVERTTDDMKDEDRINQTKAHLVKSKAAELQLVRNLDCLRSPTTQYLAKAI, encoded by the exons ATGTCCATCATCCCAAAAATACCCGATACACGGGTTCTCGCTGTGGCAAGCCAT GTTGTCTCTGG ATATGTCGGTAACAAGATTGCCGTCTTCGTGCTACAGTCTTTGGGATGTGATGTCGCAGCTCTCAACACCGTACAGTTCA GTAACCATACCGGATATAAGCAATGGAAGGGAACGAGAGTCTCAGCACAGGAGATCATGGATCTCTGGGAAGGACTGAAGCAGTCGTACCTAGATGATTTTGATGTGATGCTTTCTGGATATATTCCAGGCGCTGCAGCCGTCGATACGGTCGGTAAGATAGGTCGTGAACTTAAGGAAAAGTCAAGCAAAGCACCTGGCAAGTTCTTCTGGGCTCTCGACCCCGTCATGGGTGACAATGGAAAGATCTACGTCTCCGAGGAAGTGGTGCCAGCATACAAGAGGCTCATCCACGATGCGGATCTGATTCTTCCAAACCAATTCGAGGCCGA GCTGCTTTCAGAAGTCAAGATCCATGATATGGACAGTCTCCGGAAGGCTATTCAAGTGCTCCACGACAAGTACAAGATTCCTCATGTCGTCATTACTTCAGTCAACCTTGAGGCGCCAGACCATCCGCCTTCGCATCTCGCTGTTGTTGGTTCAACGATGACATCTACCGGCAAAGCTCGCTTTTTCAAGATTGTCTTCCCATCAATCGATTGTTATTTCAGTGGCACAGGCGACATGTTTGGCGCTCTTATGGTAATTCGAATGCGTGAGGCTGTCTTCAATGCTGACGAGCGGCTGCGGCATACCGCCAGCTGGCTTAGCGAGGATTCAGTATCGGCTATTGAACTACCCCTTGCACGCGCTGCAGAAAAGGTCCTAGGCAGTATGCATGAGGTTCTTTCCAAGACCTGCGAGGGCATGAAGAGGGTGGTTGAACGAACAACGGACGACATGAAAGATGAGGATCGTATTAACCAAACTAAGGCGCACCTCGTAAAGAGTAAGGCGGCAGAACTTCAACTTGTGAGGAATTTGGACTGCTTACGCTCGCCCACGACGCAATACCTTGCGAAGGCCATTTAG
- a CDS encoding proliferating cell nuclear antigen, whose protein sequence is MLESRLAQADLLKKVVDAIKDLVQDCNFDCNDSGIQLQAMDNSHVALVSMLLTAGSFEMFRCDRNISLGVNLTSLTKVLRAAQSNDVLTLKAEDAPDVLNMQFESPENDRISEYDLKLMDIDQEHLGIPDTEYAATIAMPSGEFRRICTDLMAMSESVMIEASKDGVKFACNGDIGNGSVTLRSHEDVEKPKQSVTIELTEPVALTFSLKYLVNFCKAAGLSDQVQIKLSNEVPLLVEYNLEGQSHLRFYLAPKIGDEE, encoded by the exons ATGTTGGAATCACGACTCGCCCAAGCTGATCTTCTGAAGAAGGTCGTCGACGCAATCAAGGATCTGGTCCAAGATTGCAACTTCGACTGCAATGACAGTGGCATTCAGCTGCAGGCCATGGACAACTCTCATGTTGCCTTGGTTTCCATGTTGCTTACTGCTGGATCCTTCGAGATGTTCCGCTGCGACCGTAATATCTCCCTCGGTGTCAACCTCACATCCCTGACCAAGGTCCTACGCGCTGCTCAGAGTAACGACGTGCTCAcgctcaaggctgaggatgccCCTGACGTGTTGAACATGCAATTCGAAAGCCCTGAAAATGACCGCATCAGCGAGTATGacctcaagctcatggaCATTGACCAGGAGCATCTGGGCATCCCCGACACCGAGTATGCTGCTACAATTGCAATGCCTTCTGGCGAGTTTCGTCGCATCTGTACCGACTTGATGGCTATGTCAGAATCAG TGATGATTGAGGCTTCCAAGGACGGTGTCAAGTTCGCATGCAATGGCGATATTGGTAACGGCTCCGTGACTCTTCGAAGCCatgaggatgtcgagaaACCCAAACAAAGTGTCACAATAGAGTTGACCGAGCCTGTCGCCCTCACCTTCTCCCTCAAGTACCTGGTCAACTTCTGCAAGGCTGCTGGCCTTTCCGATCAGGTCCAGATCAAGCTCTCTAATGAAGTGCCCCTCTTGGTGGAGTACAATCTGGAGGGTCAAAGCCATCTGCGTTTCTATCTTGCGCCCaagattggcgatgaggaGTAG